A segment of the Candidatus Hydrogenedentota bacterium genome:
ACTCCAGCGGCAATCCCGGACTTGAGGATTTGATCCCCACCCGCCGTTGCGCGCGGCCAAAATCACGGGAAAAACTCGACGAGGCCGGCGCCGCCGCGCCGGACGTGGTCATCATTGACCAGTTGTCGGACATCTATGTGCCGGTCGCCTTCCCGCACGCGCTGCACGCGGACATGGTCGCCATGGCCGACGGCTGCGGCACCTGCCACCACCACGGCGAGGAGGGGA
Coding sequences within it:
- a CDS encoding cytochrome c3 family protein, yielding MRPDYLPVVFLSVVLAALGAFAQDTPPQRPDMGGDCSVCHSSGNPGLEDLIPTRRCARPKSREKLDEAGAAAPDVVIIDQLSDIYVPVAFPHALHADMVAMADGCGTCHHHGEEGKIVSCRACHNGGVSTENLGQPEPVAL